One genomic segment of Gossypium arboreum isolate Shixiya-1 chromosome 3, ASM2569848v2, whole genome shotgun sequence includes these proteins:
- the LOC108480462 gene encoding protein GAMETE CELL DEFECTIVE 1, mitochondrial, with amino-acid sequence MMYSFNRIAKSITKPVMYTIHSKIGKPHLNLTTLFKTLSTKPPQNGKDDSWNDAWETAWLPDDISPKNRAPWEADVNFPSNEESTKMALSSDVDAETKAFVEDMNENWNERRKSPKQKQKEEAEKEGKGEGGGLYSLENIKKDYRLKKQRIHAGLWMKEIDKLEEAKLGDSADDIDRLLDSCSEIFDSTNADLENSRVPSSSELKTKPDGWETTSKAPDGNVWEMSQREEDILLQEFDRRIAYCKFQIASFIKTHIFSRRRPIDGWKYMIEEIGPNARKGKGSVSRLPSLSDASTQPFKEEKLQLKP; translated from the exons ATGATGTATTCCTTTAATCGGATTGCCAAATCCATCACAAAGCCAGTGATGTACACAATTCACTCGAAAATTGGTAAACCCCACTTGAATCTGACTACCCTTTTCAAAACTCTCTCCACTAAACCTCCTCAAAATGGCAAAGATGACTCTTGGAACGATGCCTGGGAAACAGCTTGGCTCCCTGATGACATTTCTCCCAAGAACAGAGCTCCTTGGGAAGCTGATGTTAACTTCCCTTCTAATGAAGAATCGACAAAAATGGCGCTTTCATCGGACGTCGATGCTGAAACCAAGGCATTTGTTGAAGACATGAATGAGAATTGGAATGAGAGACGAAAGTCACCTAAGCAGAAGCAGAAAGAGGAAGCAGAAAAGGAGGGGAAAGGAGAGGGTGGTGGATTGTATAGTTTGGAGAACATAAAGAAGGATTATAGGTTGAAGAAGCAGAGAATCCATGCTGGGTTGTGGATGAAGGAGATTGACAAATTGGAAGAAGCTAAATTGGGAGATTCTGCTGATGATATTGATAGATTGCTTGATAGCTGCTCTGA GATTTTTGACTCTACCAATGCTGACTTGGAGAATTCAAGAGTTCCAAGCTCTTCTGAGTTAAAAACTAAGCCTGATGGTTGGGAAACAACATCAAAAGCTCCTGATGGAAACGTGTGGGAGATGTCACAGAGAGAAGAAGATATTCTCCTCCAAGAATTTGATCGCCGAATTGCTTACTGTAAATTCCAG ATAGCTAGTTTTATTAAGACTCACATATTTAGCCGGAGGAGACCTATTGATGGGTGGAAATACATGATAGAAGAGATAGGGCCTAATGCAAGGAAAGGCAAGGGCAGTGTTTCAAGGTTACCGAGTTTGTCTGATGCATCGACGCAACCATTTAAGGAGGAGAAGTTACAATTGAAACCTTGA